The DNA window AACCGAGTGATGGAGATCAGCTGGTGGATCCTCTGTTAAGGTGAGCGCAGGAATGAATGCCTCATCGACCTACTGTGCCCTCTCGGGTTTAGGGGTGGCTTGGGTCACTGTCTTATTTTATCACTTCCCGGGAGGGTTTACGTGTACTTCTGGCCAATCCACACATCTTCATCACCTGGTTTTTCACTCTTCCCTCACCTCCCACAGATTCTCGTGTTCTGTATGCCACTAGTTCTCAACTGGAGCAATTTTagtccctctccccctctgctggGACATTTGGTGATTTTAGAGACATTTTGGTGATCGTGACTAGGAGAGAGGTCTGTGCCATTGAcacctagtgggtagaggccagcattgctgctaaacatcctacaatgcacaggaaaGTATCCCACGTTTCACTTCCAGCGAAGAATCATCTGGTCCAAATGTTGGTTTTGAAGACCTGTTCTGTGCTAATTAAAGAGCCGTATGGTGTGGGTACAGATATGGATAGTTGAAGCTCTTGCCAACCTGCTGTTGGGCGTAGACTGCCGATCACTCTTTCAAATGTCACCAAACCCTCCTAGAGCTTGATTTCTAGATTAATATACTCCAACTATTAACTAATCATCTTTGGATTCAGGTAAGATTAATTTGCACATACAGACATATTGCATGGCTCTGAgctcttatattttaaagtaagttaaaTTTAGCATCATATTTGGCTTTATCTTTTTACTCCTTGGTTAATGATGAGACTGGTCAAGGGAAGCCTGCACAGGCACTTCAGTGTTTCAGACACTCACCGTGAATGGTCTTACTTTTACCCACAGAAGGGATCATTCTGTCACAATTCATTTTGTGTCTCCGACATTTCACCTCAAACAATAAAAATGCCTACCTACCTAAGTTGCTTCCAACTTACTATTATAATGGATATTCCAATGCATCTTTGTACATAATATTTTAACGTTCAAAATATTCTCCTTATGCTCTACGGTGAAAGTCAGGCTCTAAACAGTCTCAAGAGTCTCAGTAACccaatatacctgccctacgacccagcaattgcactgttggggatttaccccaaagatacaaatgcaatgaaatgccgggacacctgcaccccgatgtttctagcagcaatggccacgatagccaaactgtggaaggagcctcggtgtccaacgaaagatgaatggataaagaagatgtggtttatgtatacaatggaatattactcagctattagaaatgacaaatacccaccatttgcttcaacgtggatggaactggagggtattatgctgagtgaagtaagtcagtcggagaaggacaaacattatatgttctcattcatttggggaatataaataatagtgaaagggaaaataagggaagggagaagaaatgtgtgggaaatatcagaaagggagacagaatgtaaagactgctaactctgggaaacgaactaggggtggtagaaggggaggagggcggggggtgggagtgaatgggtgacaggcactgggggttattctgtatgttagtaaattgaacaccaataaaaaaataaattaaaaaaaaaaagagtctcagtAAAAAATCGCCAAAATGTCATTTAGGGGAGTTCGTACCAACTTAAATGTCCAAATAGCAAGATTGTCCGCTTAGCTAACAAAATAGTTGATATTGTAAGAGCTCAGTGTTACTGATAAGTATTTGCAAATCAGACAGGATCACTTTATCGTTTGCAAAGCAACTCACATACACATTTTACTTATGAACCTCATTTCCAGGCTGTTGAGCTGCCTGAAAAGAAAGGCCCCATCATTTAAATGCAGGTGGGGCTCTGACTGTCCGTATTTGATTCCATCTGCTGACAAGTGGCCTTGCTGAAAACATGGATCCGGAGAATCAGACAGGGGTGGCCGAGTTCTACTTCTCCGATTTCCCTCCATTTGGGAATGGCAGCCTCTTACTCTTCACTCCTCTGCTCTTTATTTATGCGTTCATTATTGTGGGAAACTTCACCATCTTCTCTGCTGTCCGGCTGGACACCCGCCTCCACAACCCCATGTACAATCTCATCAGCGCCTTCTCCTTCCTGGAGGTCTGGTACACCACAGCCACCATCCCCAAGATGCTCTCCAACCTCATCAGTGAGAAGAAGGCCATCTCTTTCACTGGCTGCCTCCTGCAGATGTATTTCTTCCACTCGCTTGGGGTCACAGAAGCCCTAGTCCTCACGGTGATGGCCATCGACAGGTACATTGCCATCTGCAACCCCCTCCGCTATGCAATCATTATGACCCCTCGGCTATGTGTCCAGCTTTCCACCGGGTCTTGCATCTTTGGCTTCCTTATGCTGCTGCCAGAGATTGTGTGGATTTCTACTCTTCCCTTCTGTGGCCCCAACCAAATCCATCAACTCTTCTGTGACTTTGAACCCATGCTGCGCTTGGCCTGTACAGACACGTCCATGATTCTGGTTGAAGACGTGATCCATGCTATTTCCATCCTGACTTCTGTGACTGTCATCAGCCTTTCGTATTTAAGAATCATCACAGTGATCCTGAGGATTCCCTCAGGGGCGAGCCGTCAGAAGGCGTTCTCCACTTGTGCGGCCCACATTActattttcttgctgttttttgGCAGCGTGGCCCTCACGTACCTGCGCTTCTCTGTCACGTTCCCACCTCTACTGGACAAGGCCATTGCACTGATGTTTGCTGTCCTTGCCCCGCTTTTCAACCCAATAATTTATAGCCTGAGGAACAAAGACATGAAAGATGCCATCAGGAAAGTTCTCTGTTTCCGATCAATGTTCAATGTCTCTGGTAGCCAATGAGAGTTCACAGGCATCTGTTCAAATATCTCCCTCCGTTTAAAATGCTAACAAATCAGTTTCTAAAATTACCACGTACACTTTTCATGTTGCTGTTTGggcatttttttccagctttctaaACTAGGAACTATTATTTGATCTGAGAGAGGAGGTCTTCTGTGATTCACCCATCGTTACATCATTTACAGATTataatgggatatttttccacTTTGGAGCTCTACATAGCATGTATTATCTTCTTCAAATCAAAGGAGAATATGAGGCTGaataataatcatatttatttcttacacATTTGAAAACTCTCCTTTCCTGCTCTTTTATTCTATATTCACAATAGTCTTACatcagggtgttttttttttttttttttcagtttaaaaaattaacaagaggggatccttgggtggctcagcggtttagcaccaccttgggctcgggctcagggtgtgatcctggagtcccgggatcgagtcccacgttggcctccttgcatggagtctgcttctccctctgcctgtgtctctgcctctctctgcatgcctcatgaataaataaataaaatcttataaaaattaaaaattaacaagatgtgCAGCAGTGAGATGGATTTGGCCTGCATGAGAAACCCTAGTTCCTAAAATTCATCCCAGAGACCTTCACCTTCCCTGGATTGTGGTCTGACACATGACAGTGACAATGCAGCACATAGAGCCACTGGCTTCACAACATCTGTGTCATCCTGTTCTCATCAGCTCCTTTGTGTTTATGTTTCCCATTGCCTTAAAAATTCCAGAGCAGACATTCTTGAAACTTTGAAGATTAAACAGATGAGCTTTTTAGGCTTGAGACCAAAACAGGAAATATATGAATTATGTAAGGGTGTGTAtatgtgtccattttttaaattgacgtCACTATATTAAAATACTCCATGCTGTGTTAGGTTTTAATAAAATGTCATATCCACCTCACCTTGGTGTCTTTGTTCTTACTGCTTTTCTGCCCTGGATTgtttctccctgcctccttctctgccttggAACCTACTCAAAAAGCTCACACACATGCTATCCACCGGGATGaaggtctctgccttcctcccaaaCTGCACCAGTAGTTTTAGGGGCTGAGTGAAACGTCTCTGGGAAAAAGAAGTGTTGGCTCAGCTCCTGTGGGAAGCAAACCAAGGACACAGGGCAATTGTCAGTGGTTTCATAAAGAGAAGAAGTGAACCAGAAGGTGGGGGAAGACGGGAAAGTTGTCAAGAACGGAAAGTCAGTAGGATAGGGCACGAGAAACAAGTCTCGGTCAGCTCCAGCCTTGCCGCTGGATGAATTCTTGGACCCATTTGGGAGAGCTGACATGGAAGTAGAGCTGGCTGGGTcctgggggccccaggggcaTCTTTTATCCCCTTACTCCTGGAAATGCAAATCCCCTCTCATATTTTTGTGAGCTTTtagaaactcaagaaaaaaatttctgtgcaAAGAAAGTTATACAGAAGTTTGTTTGGTTATAAAATcgaattaaatttatttgaggTAAACATTAAGGAATCTAATTGATATTAGAGTTCCTGCTTAGAAACCTTAGTATTCTATTTATAAATCTAATAGATTTAATCATTTGCTATTAGagatgtttgataaatatttgctctgATTTATAAACTTGGCAAATAAATCCTTTGAAACGACATTTAAATATGGTATACAGTATTTTTTTGAGCTCCACAGTTTTCTGACTTAATTAACAACGCCTCCACAGGTTTTAAAAACAAcctttataatatgaaaaaaaattataaatatggcTAGTCCtaaattctttgaaatgtttcCATACTGTGATAAACatggtaagatttctttcttttttctttctttctttctttctttctttctttctttctttctttctttcgactgagttattttcttttttttttcttttttgtatttttttttattggagttcgacttgccaacataaagtataacacccagtgctcatcccatcaagtgcccccctcagtgcctgtcacccagtcaccccgtccccccgcccacattcccttcccctccccttgttcgtttcccagagttaggagtctctcatgttttgtcacatttctgatatttcccactcattttctctcctttcccctctattccctttcactatttcttatattccctgaatgaatgagaccatataatgtttgtccttctccgattgacttacttcactcagcataatcccctccagttccatccatgttgaagcaaaaggtgagtatttgtcatttctaatggctgagtaatattccattgtatatatataggaGCCTTGgtatccattgaaagatgaatgcataaagaagatgcagtatataAATGTGGtaagatttcaattttaaatagcaagcctaatattttgaattttattactataaattttacctcaataatgttgattttttaagtataaattacTTGCTctcttataaatttaaaattaaaattacaagttAGTTTGGTATTCTAATAGGTCAAACTGTCTtaacacaaatacataaaataatatatatataaattacttaGTGCAAAATATGAATAGTAGGTTTTTATTCTAATACCTATTTCTACAGTTAGCTGTAAAATCTTGCTGAGTTTAAAAGATGCTAACCCAACACAGAAATTATTATGTGACCCAtttctgaaacaaatattttccaagaCTGCTATGCCGAGTGCTGTTTCAGGTGCTTGGGATACAATTGAGAAAAATTTCCTGCCTTTATGTAACCAACACTGTAGTGAggggagatattttaaaatatatattagtaataaaccaaaaaaaaacctgataagtTGTATGAAACTGTATTCtgtgggaaataaaagaaaatgttgcaAGATAAGAGGGTCTGGTGTGCATAAGGAGATCATAATTTAGGTAGTATGGTCGTGTTGGACCTCATTTAGTAGAAGGTCACATTTAGACAAGGATTTGGACAAGGAGTTAGTTGTATGGATATGTGGAGGGAGAATAatccaggcagcaggagaagcttCTGAGAGAGTTTCCTGGGCAAACCCTGGCCTATTCAAGGACTCAAGGAGGCCACTGTGGTTGAAGTGGAGTGGAAGTGGAGGTAGACCACTGCTGTGAGTGCAGAGAAGTTTGGGAGATGGATCCTATAGGGCCTTGAAGGCCACTGTAAgggtttatatttttctcctttactctgAGAATGGGGGCTATGGAGACTGGCTAAGTATGTAGGGCTTTTTGAGCACTAGCTTCAGAACTGGCACACGATGTGTTCCACTGCATTTGGTGGTTAAATCACATCACAAGAGGGACTCAGAGGAGGTAAAGAGACTCCACCTCTTGATGGTAAGAGTTGCCAAATCACCTTGTAAGGGGCATGGATACAGGGAGGAGTTTTATATTCCTTTGGAATGTAGAGATTGATATCCTCACATTGTGCTGAAATCTTCAATGGAACCAGTGGAACTAATCACATATATGGACTCAAAGAGTAGGGTAATGGTCTATATTTGGAAATGGTGGTAAAGGAGTATcttcagcaaagaaaacaaacctcTCATAGCACTGCCTCAACAATGTTATTGCAATGGAAACCATGTGCCAGGGAAACTCAACACACCTTGAAAAATGCCACCATCCTTTCAGagagtagagaagaaaaaaaaatccttaatccAGTTGAAAGCAATTCTTcattaaaatgtgtattctggAGCGACATCACCAAGACGATGACATAGGTTGTCCTTGACTTTGCTCCTCCACACAGGAACAAATAATAACTATTCGAAAATAAGTCACCACTGAGAGAACCCCAGAACTCAAGGATGATACTGAAGCACCTCTCCACCATAGAGACCATGATAGACTGCAGTAGAAGGGGAAAAGAAGTGGCTATAAGTTGACCCATTACTCTTCCCCTAGGCCAACACGTGAGGAGGCTTTCCCTGAGCCTTGGGTTCCTCTAGTAGGGAAAGAGAACCTgtgttgggggagagggggacaaaACCatcaaaagaaaccatcaacaaagtgaaaagacaacctatggaatggggaaaaaaatgcaaactatatatctgataagatgttaatatccaagatatataaataactcatcCAACTGAAGAgcaaaaatgcaattaaatgaGTAAAGTacctaaatagatatttctccaaggaagataagTGGGAGGCCACCAGGTACATAATAAGGTACTCAATATCACTAGCCATTatgagaatgcaaattaaaatcacaatgagatatcatgtcacacctgttagaatgttcattatcaaaaagacaagagatataAGTGttagcgaggatgtggagaaaagagaacccttgtgccctgttggtgggaatgtaaattggtgcagccactgtgcaaaacagtatggagtctcctcaaaaaattaaaaagaaaatgaaagtgccaactcaaaaagatatctgcattctCATACTCACAGCTCCCATGTTCACAGTAACATTATTTACAAGCATCaacacatggaaacaacctaagtgtccatcaatgtgatatatatatatatatatcacattttccctattcattcatatatattccctattcattcatatatatatatcacaaaaaatATTCTGCtagatatatatgtaatattccattatagatCTACATATATTCTAGCTATAGATCTATATAtctagtggaatattactcagccacgaAAAGAGGAAATCTACCATTtgtcacaacatggatggaccttgagggcattatgctaagtgaaatacatcagagaaagacaaatactatatgatttcacttatatgtggaatcttaaaaaaaaaactcatagaaagAGATCTGACTCTGGTAGAAGtgatggagaggagaggggaacCTGAAGGAAGGTGGTCAAATGgtataaacttccaattataatCTAAATAAGTCCTTGGGATGTAATGCACAACATGACGATCAGAGCTGACACTGTTGTATGGTATATAGGAAAGAGGAAATTCTAAGACTTCTTGTCACAGGgagaacattttttcctttttccttctttgcattATATCTACATGGGAAGGTGGGTCCTAACTGAACCTattgtaatcatttcataatagaTGCAAATCAAACCATCACGCCGTAtgtcttaaacttatacagtgatgaATGTCaactttttttcaataaaacaggaaaaatatgtattcacatAATCTATTTATTCTGAGCAAATGCCAAAGGAGACTCATACTTTCAAAGGACTTTTGGAGTTGTTCTCACTAAGGAGAACTAACGAGGGAAGATCAGAAGAGGAGGTCCCACTAATTAATCTGTGGGGGAATGGAACTGAGGTTTTTctctggtcatcagggaaatctCCAGTAGAGAAATCTACCCAAGAAGGCTTTAGAAACAGACTCAGTGGTCCACCGGATGAACTGGAGGGACTTCAGCCACGTAAACCCAGGAAAGGATCCCCTTCGTCTCTGCTGGAGGTAAGAGGAGAAGCGTGTGTGTCCAAGGTGCAGGCTTGCCCTGAGTCAAGGTGAACGTGAATTGCCTACTGGGTAGAAGAAAAGGACATTTAGCTTGTGCTCCTTCTATTGACTTAAATCACAGTATTTGGGGACATGTTCTAGATTCCATGAATGGCTGCATAGAATTAGTCTTGGAAGAGGAGATACACTTGTAGGATTAAAAATGAGTGATGATGCTCTGTTTTGTCTGTGCTCTGATAATGGAATAATAAGACTTGTACCCTAGCAATGATATTGTTCCTCTGATTTCACAGCCTCaggatttttctaaattaattctgATCCACGAGGACACCACTTTACATACCGATCTCTGTTCCCAGTCATGTGAATATAAACCAAATAAGATCATGAATAAAGG is part of the Canis lupus familiaris isolate Mischka breed German Shepherd chromosome 38, alternate assembly UU_Cfam_GSD_1.0, whole genome shotgun sequence genome and encodes:
- the OR6K5 gene encoding olfactory receptor family 6 subfamily K member 5 (The RefSeq protein has 1 substitution compared to this genomic sequence), translating into MDPENQTGVAEFYFSDFPPFGNGSLLLFTPLLFIYAFIIVGNFTIFSAVRLDTRLHNPMYNLISAFSFLEVWYTTATIPKMLSNLVSEKKAISFTGCLLQMYFFHSLGVTEALVLTVMAIDRYIAICNPLRYAIIMTPRLCVQLSTGSCIFGFLMLLPEIVWISTLPFCGPNQIHQLFCDFEPMLRLACTDTSMILVEDVIHAISILTSVTVISLSYLRIITVILRIPSGASRQKAFSTCAAHITIFLLFFGSVALTYLRFSVTFPPLLDKAIALMFAVLAPLFNPIIYSLRNKDMKDAIRKVLCFRSMFNVSGSQ